CTCAAATAGAACACTCTAGTTATGGAAGAGGATTTATCACTGGTAAGTTTAATTGAGGCTACTTACTTTGTTTCTGGCTTTTAGAAGCAGGGTGCTGgacattttagaaaaatagaagTTCTTTCTCCATGCTGTGTGAGTttgcttattttattttggtgtaTCTTGAAGGCAAAAATCACAGATAGAGCATTGGAGCTTCTTGCTTTGCCTGATGACGGAGTCCCCAGATTGCTTCTTGATATTGGTATTTGTCTTTCTCCACATGTATTAGTCTTCAAACCTTAAAATTGAAAGCTTCAAGTGCATACCTCTTATGGGCTTCTGAAATAGTAAATCGTTGATTATGAAATGGACGTGAATAGCACGACAAACTATTTCACTTTCTTGCTGCTTTTGAAGTTATTTATGAAGCTTTAATTGAAAGTGGATAGAATGGTTTGATTTGTTCAAGCAGTTTATaattactattttctttttctcatgtGTCTTAGATGATGAACTTGAGCATaaatcttctattttttttctatgtttATATACATCCTTTTAGTGTCTTATGGAATTCAATGTGAATGATACATTCAAGTCCATTTGATGTGGCAATAGACTACAATGTATTATCGTGTTTGATGAAAGATAATTGGACAATGCATGCTTTTTAGTTAGCTTTCAGATTTCATGCTTCAATATCAGTTTGTAGTTTCAAGTTCTTGTATGCCTTTGAAAGGATTTTTCTGAACACATATGCTCTTTGAATACTTCAGGCTGTGGATCAGGTCTTAGTGGGGAAACATTGTCTGAGCATGGACACCAATGGATTGGTTTGGATATCTCTCAATCAATGCTTAGTACgtgaatgatttaaattaatctgATTTATATAGTCAAATATATTATTACTTCCAGGAACTTCCTTCACTTTGCCGTCTTTAAAATGCTCCTCTTCTTTTAAACAAATTCAGATGTTGCATTGGAGCGGGAGACTGATGGTGACCTTTTACTTGGTGACATGGGTCAGGTACTTCATTCGTGAGAATCAACCAAACTAGTTTGCATTTGTCCTCATCTTTTTTAGAAGACTGCGTAGTTTATTAAAGTGAtcaatttatttaaaagaatattttcttttctagtAACAATCAAAATCTAATTACAATACGAGATGAAGtttatcttattttaaaaagattccTGAATCATTTGTACTTGCATTCTGTTGCAGGGCTTAGGAATTCGTCATGGAGTTATTGATGGGGCTATTAGTATCTCTGCAGTTCAGGTTTGCCACTTTGCTTTTGTTTGTGGTTATTGAGTGATCATTTATCATTGTAAGGTTGCGGTGGGGTTtaagtttcaatttttattaatatgtTTCAAAGTGTAATATTATCAAGATCTTGCCTCATCCTTTCTGTTTCTTACTTTCATGATTTCATGAAAAATTTAATAGCTTTGGGAGTTGAAGTGCAATTCGTAAATTATTATATCAATTAGGAGTTTATAAGTTGATAATTTGAGGAGGATGCCTCACTTCGTTAAAAGTTCCTCTTAAAGGTTgcttctctgtttttttttttaacaaattagtTTCTTGTTAAATTTTTGGCACAAACATATTTCATTGCTCAGTGTACTTGTGAAGTCAAAGCTTCTGTAGAGTTTCCCATGCTTTTATCTTATTAATTGatcttctatttttctttatttattttatttgttataattgTACAGTGGTTGTGCAACGCTGACAAGTCCTCTCATAATCCGCGACTAAGATTGAAGTATGTCTTACAAATTTCTCCCGATCTTTAAGAATGGGGATGCTGCTTGAAATATTGACagatgaattagattcataaacgAAATACGTCTTTactttttatctttctttcttttttttgctCAAATCATTTTAGGGCATTCTTTGAATCACTATACAAAAGCTTAGCAAGGGGCGCAAGAGCAGTGTTGCAAGTTTATCCTGAAAATGTGCATCAACGTGAGTTGATTCTTGGTTTTGCTATGCGCGCAGGATTTGCTGGTGGTGTAGTCGTTGATTACCCACACAGgtatatgtttatctttttgaaataaacaatGTATCCTGAaaccttattcaaaatttttctaCATTGCGTTTTACTGATCTCAAGTTTTTCCCCTCTGCTTTTATGCCCCCTTACAAAATTGTATGTCATCAATATAATGATGGAGGGTATAACAACCTTAAATAGGATCTGTTTTATAGATTGTACAATCGTGTCCTTGAGTTCAATATAATGGAGGGTATctactaattttattttcaaagcaAAAATATGTCATCAATATAATGGAGGATATAATGTCCTTGAATAGAATCTAttctataggttgtacaacGAGGGTATATGCTATATGCTAGTTTTATTCTCAAAGCAAAAATATGTCATCAATATAATGGAGGATATAATGTCCTTGAATAGAACCTAttctataggttgtacaacGAGGGTATATGCTATATGCTAGTTTTATTCTCAAAGCAAAGAAGTTGCTAGATGAAGTGAAAAGCGAAGCAAAGTGATATCTTATCGTGATTCTAGAAAGACATTCAGATGATGTCAATTGTTGGTATAGTTAGTTAGGTATCAATTATGGGAATTTGGATGGATTGCTAACTTAAGCATGATATATATACAAACACAGTGCGAGGAGTAGAAAAGAGTACCTGGTGCTCACTTGCGGTCCGCCATCCATTAGTACAACTGTTCCCAAGGGAAAGGATGGAGACTATGAGAGCGGTTCTGATGATGATATTggtgaagatgatgaaaatcaAACCGTATGCTTTTATTCTGCCTATTCGACTCTCTTTCAACACAACTTTCCTTTGATGTATACATGAATATATGGTTTAGATTTGGAGATGATTGTAAAATGCATCGTTTGGATTGTAGGTTCGTATGGCAGCACCAAGGAAAAGGCAAAAAATCACAAAGAGAGGCAAAGGAAGAGAATGGGTACTGAAAAAGAAGGAACAGATGAGAAGAAAAGGGAACGTTGTGCCTCCTGACTCTAAATACACGGCTCGTAAACGCAAGGCTCGTTTTtgaatattacattttttttttcttgtgagaaattacttaaaatattatatatagaattttttgtctttgaaaaaaaaattaattgggctttaattgaattttgttgTCATCAAATtcaaccatatatatatatatattgtgtatATGGTGAATGGGTTGAAGTAGAGTGAAATTTTGTAGTATCCACAAtgtattattattcttattcttattattagagaaaaaatgtttttggtTTAAGAGATTTAAGTTTGGTGTTGATttaggtcccgtttggtaattaatttcgttttttgtttttgttctttgaaaattaagctttttttctttcaatttcttacaatgatttacatatttattaagtacaatggtcgaatatttagtcaaatttaaaaaacgaaTACAAGTTTTTAAAGGTTATTTTTTCTATACTTCAAAATTTGGTTGATTTCTAAATCATTGGTaagaagtagataacaaagaaagaaattttgaaataaaagtaATGTCTTAAGGCAAAGTGgtgttttcctttttgtttatgAGTGATCTAGGCCACAACATATAAAATCTCACGATCTAATATTGGAGATTTATTGAATGTATAATAACTTGCTCTGTTACAACTATTTAGGTTGAAGTAGTTACAAGAAAAAGTAGTGATATCATTTTGTGTATCAATTTGAGATCATGAATATGAAATATCACATTTAGTCGTTAAGATATACTTGAGTAACAGTCACGTCTTATTATTTGAGgaagtaatttatctttttataCATGAGTatgatttggattatagatGTGAAATGTCACGGACTAAAAGTAAATATGTTTGATAAATTTGTTTGCagttcaaaatttcataaattttgttGTCTCTCTTCAAATGTTTACAACTATTCAGACATTGTAAAATACTATTTCTTTAATTGAAACGTCTTTTAACTATTTTTCTAAAGAGAAATAAAACGGTGAAATGTAAAATAAACCCCCATTGGAGAAGGTTAATAGGGGCATTTGGTTTGCTAATAGCTTTTCTTTTCGCCCCATCTGTATCCAAAACCAACCATTGAACTAAAGAAATGCGAATAAACATTTGATAACAAATCTAAGAATATTATAATGGAATTAATCCAACCAAATAATGATTCATATAATATTATTCGAGAACTTATTTATGAACATAAAACAGTGgaatcaatcaatcaattaatctAAACTATACAAATGAAATGTTATTTTTCCTCTGGCCATATGAATAACAGCACAAAACTATCTCTTCTGCATTGCATTTCTTAAAAAAGCTATGAGATTTTTCATCTCTATAATATCtcactattattattattgtgtcCTGTTCGAACAGCTCTTTCAAAGCTACGTTTTTTTATTATTCGAAGAGGGAACCTCACAAATCTGTGCTTCTCTCTTTATCATTTTCAGCACCTTACTCTTAGTAGTGTtgtattcaaattcaattgtTCTTTCACATCTTAGTTTCTTCTTACTTGACGAGAAATCATCATAgccaaaaaaatattatttgacgactttgtttttagattttttttcttttaataaactTGTATCACTCGACCTTCAATGTTCCTCACCTTATTTTCTAACTCCTTCATCTTCGCCTCATAAATTCATCCATTTGAACAGTTCTTTTTTATGTTGCATTCTCTTGATTGTAGAATTAGTATAATCCTTACCAAACCTTTTTCATAAAAGTTTTTCCACATTTTGTTTGTTCGAGAGTGAGGTCTCTCCCTTTGGAACTTTTCCCAATATGCATCAATTGGTCAATAATGCAATATGGCAAAATAAGTTCTAAAAATTGTGAATCGGTTCTGTAAACATCTTTAATAAATCTCAGACTATCTATAGCTTCGTTAATCCAAACATCATTATTCAAGAACGGAATTGTTTTACTTACTTTAGCCATCTCTCTTCGTAATTAACTTCGAACACAGGAATTGTTGAAGCGGAGAGGGATGATTGTGAAACGAATATGAACGGGCTCTCAATtcatataacttataatttcctttccctttgccaataaagaaatcaaatcattattattatttttccgccttcttagttttagttttaatttgatattCATTTTAGGGgacttttcaaaattaataaaaaggtttaaactatttatagtggatagtaaaatttaaaaagaacccAAAATCGATGAAAGAAAACCCAATCCAAAAAGTGAAATACCGAAATTATCCCTGTCCACACAAAAAATCGCGACCCGATAACGATTAAATCGGACTACCCAAAGCCGCCCGATACCCGTGTCCGTCTTCTATGTCATCTTCTTGCAATAACAACCAATCTTTGTCTATCGCTCTCTATCTCGCTGTTGCTGCTTTCGATTTTTTGGTCTCTCCTTCATCAATAATCACCTACCGATCTCCGTTGCTTATTTTGCCGCCTTTTCCTCTTGAACCAAATTCTACTtcatattcatcttcttctcccatTGTTGCTTTCAATTTTTCAAGGTTACAATTTGAAGAACCCAGTtaaaggtccttgagcggaagcagattgtcccaatttttcaattttcacagAATACAGAATTTTACAGAAGAACATCAATGTATGCATTTAGTAtagaaattataacatgctcATAATGAAAATACAGAAGAATAAAAATTAGATTCAataacccttacctttgaagattttatCTTCACTGTGAAAAACTCTCAATATCTAATTGGGCACCACCACGAAggaaccttggtattctctaggatgataacaactccctcccaaaaatagtttttttttaaataaattaataaatttataaatttaattaatttaactaacatttaatatatatacttatataatatatgataactaccttatcatataatatatattaagctatatgttatatcaaatataacatctaacctatagtttctatattgtatcaaatacaatataacctatattttcaATCATCTCTTAccaatgacttttaatataaattccatctatattaaacttaattgtatgaatccaattcatataattaatatttgaatcatattcaaatatttattttctctcaagtatactttatattataatgtatcaaatacattatagtaattatatcatatataattaaacttaaattaattatataattaattccctcaattaatttgaacaattcaaattaatccaaaaacagaCTTTCATTTATTCCCGttgagctaccaaaggaacctcatggatctgtagcttgaagcttcaattgtacgtgaataattaattaaattccttcaattaaattATACACCATCTATTAATtgtcgggtactccactaaagaccgacagttgcactctccactaaagaccgacagttgcactcttcgcactatagatatatttttgtgtccatttgatataaccagtcaacagtacgatgaccattcacaaattgctcgtaagtacagtggggccaaaattatcgttttgtccttttaattacatctaactccttaagtaccactgatccctctaatgaacaataaatcttagtccaattatgatcaaacccctctcaggccaagagagggtgtggcgccatattgttcaagccccagaatcagcccttaagggagtaatttatctacttgtctcgacgttggggaaagagtgaattccttcttgtgtagctatgttcccagctctccaatcagacgaattctcaaaatggtaagcttattgagtcggcggtctagccactctcacccatacaaatcaaaggaccgctttcatagacaggagttcacaactcacttaggattcagatcatgttacctatggtcatcctggtgaaatgtaagtctctattatgaa
This DNA window, taken from Benincasa hispida cultivar B227 chromosome 6, ASM972705v1, whole genome shotgun sequence, encodes the following:
- the LOC120079479 gene encoding 18S rRNA (guanine-N(7))-methyltransferase RID2; amino-acid sequence: MASRPELQAPPEIFYNDAEARKYTSSSRIIEIQAKITDRALELLALPDDGVPRLLLDIGCGSGLSGETLSEHGHQWIGLDISQSMLNVALERETDGDLLLGDMGQGLGIRHGVIDGAISISAVQWLCNADKSSHNPRLRLKAFFESLYKSLARGARAVLQVYPENVHQRELILGFAMRAGFAGGVVVDYPHSARSRKEYLVLTCGPPSISTTVPKGKDGDYESGSDDDIGEDDENQTVRMAAPRKRQKITKRGKGREWVLKKKEQMRRKGNVVPPDSKYTARKRKARF